The genomic interval TTTAATACGTCGATTGAAATTACCGAAGAATCAAAACGTGCCTGTGAAATGCTTGTGGATGCAGGTGTTCCGGTAGGAAACCAGGCCGTGATCCTAGCCGGAATTAACGACAGTGTTCCAATTATGAAAAAATTAATGCATGATTTAGTCAAAATCCGCGTCAGACCGTATTACATTTACCAATGTGACCTTTCTGAAGGAATTGGCCACTTCCGCGCTCCCATTTCAAAAGGTCTTGAAATTATTGAAGGACTTCGCGGTCATACGAGCGGCTATGCGGTTCCTACATTTGTCGTTGATGCTCCTGGCGGCGGAGGGAAAATTACGTTACAGCCAAACTATGTGATTTCTCAAAGTCCAACGAAGACAGTGCTGCGTAATTTTGAAGGTGTGATTACCACATATCCAGAACCAGAGAATTATGTTGCGGGTCGCGCAGATGATTATTTTCATGGCATCTATCCAAAACATGACCTTAAACCATCAAAAACTGGAATTACCGGCTTAATGAATGATGAAAAATTCAATCTCGTTCCAGCTTCACTAGAGCGTTATAATCGCAGACAAAATTTCCAACAGAGCCCGACATACTCATCCTTAAAAGAGAAAAGAGAAAAGCGTGATGAGCTGAAGGAGAAAAAATATCAAGCACAATTAAAGAAGGAAAAGAAAGAGGATTAACATGCTTTCAAGGAGGTGCAGCAACTAAATGAAATGTGATTGGTGTGAAGATCCAAATGCAATTGAAATCACTTGCACCGTGTATTGGGAACTTCCAGATGGAACACGTGCCATTGAAATAACCGATACACCAGGTCTGAAATGTCCCACCTGCAAAATGGAGTATCAAACAGAAGCAACAATCGAAGCACTAGAAGACCAGCTTATATTAATCGATACGAAAAAGATTGGAAAAGCGATATCATTTGATCAACTTATGGCACAGCCGAGATTGTTAAAGAGGAATTATTTTAAATAGGAACCGGAAGAATGCTGATAAATCGGTGGACGCGGATATGTTTTGGATTCCGCTGATAAAACGTAGAGATCGCTGATATATTTAGAATTTCGCTGATAAAACAAGAAAATCGTAATATAAATCAGAATTCGCTGATAAAACGAGGAAATCGCTGATATAAATCAGAAATCGCTGATATAATTCAGAATTCTCTGATAAAACGAGGAGATCGCTGATATAAATCAGAAATCGCTGATATAAATTAAATGTCGCTGATAAAACGTAAAATTCGCTGATATATTAGAATACCGTCGATAAAATCGCGAACCCGATAGCTCAATTTTTCAGCACAACCTCTATGATCATTGTCCTTTAGTGTGAAAAAGTTGGAGGGGAAGTCATGTGAAGCGCTCGTTATTGATTAAACCGATGATGAATGATTTTTATCCAACTGCCACCCATGGTGAAGGGATCTATCTATATGATGAGACAGGGAAAAAATATATAGATGGTTCCTCAGGTGCAGTCACAGCAAGTATTGGTCATGCAGTCCCTGACATTATTAATGCCATGCATGACCAAGTAAAAAAAGTATCCTTCGTTTATCGTTCACAATTTACGTCAGAGCCGGCAGAAAAGCTGGCTCAGAAATTAAATGAGCTAATCGGTGCGGATGAGGATTATTGGTCGTTTTTTGTGAATAGCGGGTCTGAGGCGACGGAAACTGCGATGAAAATCGCCATTCAGCATTGGCAGGAGCAGGGGAAAGATCGCAAACAAAAAATTCTCTCGCGGTGGATCAGTTATCACGGCATCACGCTTGGAGCGTTATCCATGTCTGGGCATGTTAAGCGGCGGGAACGGTTTGTCCCATTGCTTGAAGATTATCCGAATGTTACCGCACCCTACTGTTATCGCTGTTCATTCCAGCAAACATATCCTGAATGCCAATTATTTTGTGCGAACGATTTAGAAACAGCTATTAAAAGAATTGGTGCTGAACATATTGCAGCCTTTATTGCTGAACCAATCGTTGGTGCTGCTGGAGGAGTCATTGTTCCGCCACCCGGCTATTATCAGCATATTAAGGGTATTTGTGATCGCCATCAGATTTTATTTATTGCTGATGAAGTCATGACAGGAATTGGCCGAACAGGCAAAATGTTCGGAATGAATCACTGGGGAGTGCAGCCGGATATTATGGCACTCGGAAAAGGGATGAGCGCAGGCTATACAGCCATTGCAGCTGCACTTGTTAGTGAAAAAGTAATGAAGCCAATCGTAAAAGGCAGTGGATCCATTATGAGTGGTCACACTTATAGTGCCAATCCGCAATCTGCTTCAGTCGCTTTAGCGGTTCTTCACTATATTGAAAAACATCATTTAATCGATAAAGTGAAAGAAAAAGGAGAGTACCTTATTGAGAAGCTTCAAGATTTGGCAAAGGACATGAAAATGATTGGAGATGTTCGGGGACTGGGATTGATGATCGGTGTTGAGTTTGTGGCAGATAAAAAATCAAAACGACCATTTCAGCCTACAGAAGATGTGACAAGTAGAGTCATTGAAAAGGCTAGAGATAAAGGGTTGCTTATCTATCCTGCATCAGCAGGTAATGAAGGGGTTAGCGGGGATGCAGTCATAATATCGCCTCCTTTCACCATTACGAAACAGGAAATTGATGATCTAGTTGATATTTTTGAAGAAACCATTTTGGAGATTCAATTTGAAAATTGCTAGAGGCAGGGGAAATGATATGACACAATCACCTCCAAAGAAATTAATGAACAAAGTAGTCGGCATTGAAGAAGCACTGGCACATATACAAGATGGAAGTACTGTTATGTTTGGAGGATTCGGTGGAATTGGGAATCCGCCAACACTTATTAAAGGGATGCTTGATAAAGGTGTAAAAGATTTAACCTTGATTGGTAATGACACTGGATTTCCTGAAATAGGAATTGGCAGATTGGTGAGTCAAGGAAGGGCAAAAAAACTCATTGTTTCACATATTGGTTCAAACCCTTTTGCAGGCCAACTCATGATGGAAGGGAAAATGGAGGTTGAATTTTCTCCGCAGGGGACGCTTGCTGAACGGATTCGTGCCGGCGGGGTTGGACTCGGTGGTATTTTAACAGATATTGGGCTTGATAGTATGGTCGAAGATGGCAAACAAAAGGTAACCGTAAATGGGATGGATTTTTTGCTTGAAACTGCATTAACTGCTGATATTTCAATTGTTTATGCAAAAAAGGCAGATCATTTCGGTAATTTAATTTTTGAAACGAGTGCCCGCAATACCAATCCGTTAGTAGCAATGGCAGGTCGATTGACGATAGCAGAAGTTGAAGAAATCGTTGAAGTCGGTGAACTGAACCCCGAAATGATTGTAACTCCAGGGATTTATGTCGATCTTGTCATTCAAAGTAAAGGGGTTGATTGGAAATGGGCATGGGAGTAGATGTACGTAACAAAATTGCCAAACGCGCCGCACAGGAAATTAAAGACGGAATGATCGTGAATTTAGGGATTGGGATTCCCTCGCTTGTACCGAATCATCTTTCTCCAACTATCAATGTTATGTTTCATGCAGAAAATGGTGTCCTCGGGATTGGGAAATCTCCTGAGAAAGGGGAAGAAGATCCAACTTTATGTAATGCTGGAGGATTTCCTGTCACAATTGTCCCTGGTGCTTCTTATTTTGACAGTGCAACTGCTTTTGGCATGATTCGTTCAGGAGCTTTAGATATAACGATTCTTGGCGGCTTAGAAGTAAGTGAAACAGGTGACCTA from Metabacillus sediminilitoris carries:
- a CDS encoding YokU family protein, with the protein product MKCDWCEDPNAIEITCTVYWELPDGTRAIEITDTPGLKCPTCKMEYQTEATIEALEDQLILIDTKKIGKAISFDQLMAQPRLLKRNYFK
- a CDS encoding aspartate aminotransferase family protein; its protein translation is MKRSLLIKPMMNDFYPTATHGEGIYLYDETGKKYIDGSSGAVTASIGHAVPDIINAMHDQVKKVSFVYRSQFTSEPAEKLAQKLNELIGADEDYWSFFVNSGSEATETAMKIAIQHWQEQGKDRKQKILSRWISYHGITLGALSMSGHVKRRERFVPLLEDYPNVTAPYCYRCSFQQTYPECQLFCANDLETAIKRIGAEHIAAFIAEPIVGAAGGVIVPPPGYYQHIKGICDRHQILFIADEVMTGIGRTGKMFGMNHWGVQPDIMALGKGMSAGYTAIAAALVSEKVMKPIVKGSGSIMSGHTYSANPQSASVALAVLHYIEKHHLIDKVKEKGEYLIEKLQDLAKDMKMIGDVRGLGLMIGVEFVADKKSKRPFQPTEDVTSRVIEKARDKGLLIYPASAGNEGVSGDAVIISPPFTITKQEIDDLVDIFEETILEIQFENC
- a CDS encoding CoA transferase subunit A; translated protein: MTQSPPKKLMNKVVGIEEALAHIQDGSTVMFGGFGGIGNPPTLIKGMLDKGVKDLTLIGNDTGFPEIGIGRLVSQGRAKKLIVSHIGSNPFAGQLMMEGKMEVEFSPQGTLAERIRAGGVGLGGILTDIGLDSMVEDGKQKVTVNGMDFLLETALTADISIVYAKKADHFGNLIFETSARNTNPLVAMAGRLTIAEVEEIVEVGELNPEMIVTPGIYVDLVIQSKGVDWKWAWE
- a CDS encoding 3-oxoacid CoA-transferase subunit B, coding for MGMGVDVRNKIAKRAAQEIKDGMIVNLGIGIPSLVPNHLSPTINVMFHAENGVLGIGKSPEKGEEDPTLCNAGGFPVTIVPGASYFDSATAFGMIRSGALDITILGGLEVSETGDLANWIVPGKRVPGIGGAMELAKKAKKVIVVMNHCNKKGEPKILKTCTLPLTAKACVSMIITDMAVIAVTEEGLLLKEVMAPYTAIDVIQKTGAPLRISKDLATVQ